A window from Fibrobacter sp. encodes these proteins:
- a CDS encoding helix-turn-helix domain-containing protein: protein MNIEKFLSRTNRNANSLAAELGLNASSITAWKKGKSTPSYEVCQRLLETGMDIDELFTPELWQAIKERHAQEIRGEVVLSPEECAAIVRNGLLALQGKDTDVQVQSK, encoded by the coding sequence ATGAACATCGAAAAATTTCTCTCCCGTACAAATCGTAACGCCAACAGCCTGGCTGCAGAGCTGGGCTTGAACGCCTCAAGCATCACTGCCTGGAAGAAAGGCAAGTCCACGCCCAGCTATGAAGTATGCCAGCGCCTCCTGGAAACTGGCATGGATATTGACGAGTTATTTACTCCGGAGCTTTGGCAGGCGATAAAGGAACGTCACGCACAGGAGATTCGCGGGGAGGTTGTTCTTTCTCCGGAGGAATGCGCTGCAATCGTACGGAATGGCCTGCTTGCTCTGCAGGGAAAAGATACAGATGTTCAAGTCCAGTCAAAGTGA